A genome region from Fervidobacterium changbaicum includes the following:
- the cbiB gene encoding adenosylcobinamide-phosphate synthase CbiB: MSPSSDKVYVFLFAVTIDLLFGEYPSKLHPVVYMGFVGKLFDKVTQQKKNALRFIAGAFALVVEIFFFGAIAVVVLHFRKVESSTFGIVLFAIKVYLLKSTFSIKSLYQHMSRCYTDDLETLRKNVSYIVSRDVSKLTKGHLYSAAIESLSENISDSITGPLFFYILFDLPGALIYRIVNTYDALFGYRNERYEWFGKFHARSDDLLNLVPSRLTALVISFFNPLRAWRNMIKYGAIKINAMYPMSAFAGVLGFGIEKVGYYKVEGRLPEKEDVKRALKLYAKVVVLILATAVVVLVWQTIQKG; encoded by the coding sequence ATGAGTCCTTCGTCAGATAAAGTGTATGTTTTTCTTTTCGCAGTAACAATAGACTTACTTTTTGGGGAGTATCCTTCCAAGTTACATCCTGTCGTCTACATGGGATTTGTCGGAAAGTTGTTCGACAAAGTTACGCAGCAAAAAAAGAATGCTCTCAGGTTCATAGCTGGAGCTTTTGCTTTGGTGGTTGAGATATTCTTTTTCGGCGCTATTGCAGTGGTTGTTTTACATTTTAGAAAGGTTGAATCGTCGACTTTTGGCATAGTATTATTTGCTATAAAGGTGTATCTTCTAAAATCTACGTTCTCTATTAAAAGCCTTTACCAACACATGTCAAGGTGTTACACGGACGATTTAGAAACACTGAGAAAGAACGTTTCGTACATCGTATCACGCGATGTATCAAAGCTTACCAAGGGACATCTTTATTCTGCAGCTATTGAGAGTTTGTCAGAGAACATTTCAGATAGCATTACAGGACCATTGTTTTTCTACATACTCTTTGACTTGCCCGGAGCTTTGATCTACCGCATTGTCAACACGTACGATGCGCTTTTTGGGTACAGAAACGAAAGATACGAATGGTTCGGGAAATTCCATGCACGATCCGACGATTTACTCAATCTGGTCCCATCAAGGCTCACGGCCTTGGTAATTTCGTTTTTCAACCCACTCAGGGCATGGAGAAATATGATTAAGTACGGAGCAATCAAAATAAACGCGATGTATCCCATGAGTGCTTTTGCCGGTGTTCTTGGATTTGGTATCGAGAAAGTGGGATATTACAAAGTTGAAGGAAGGTTACCTGAAAAAGAAGACGTAAAACGTGCGCTTAAACTCTACGCTAAGGTTGTAGTTCTAATTTTGGCAACGGCGGTGGTGGTGTTAGTGTGGCAAACAATACAAAAAGGTTAA
- a CDS encoding aminotransferase class I/II-fold pyridoxal phosphate-dependent enzyme: MANNTKRLRNFHGGIKDEHIVDFSISVNPFVPEFLLEALNHSLKNLKRYTYVEWIEEDFRKYFGKDAVVLAGATEAFQILAFTLMNNSTVLIPEPNYTEYERVARFGAKEIVKVNYILHGTIKLEILKKTIEKLTENFNKVVLITGNPNNPTGMYEDYSELLRWSLENYGSDVLFVLDEAFVDFVPEELRKSVGIEKYPNTIIVRSFTKVLGLPGVRVGYVRSIEFRNLFEKYRMPWGIGGDGFTILDALIKNIDSYFNFLKNTQSYFKKERQKFEQYVLFPSVTNFITIKVGNVENFIERLHKMKMHARRMYDFGIKDCVRIGLKDENSNDKLLDFLKEWKKEQQKE, encoded by the coding sequence GTGGCAAACAATACAAAAAGGTTAAGAAATTTCCACGGTGGAATCAAAGACGAACACATAGTGGATTTTTCGATCTCGGTTAATCCTTTTGTCCCGGAATTTTTGCTTGAGGCTCTGAACCATTCTCTAAAGAATTTGAAAAGATACACCTATGTTGAATGGATAGAGGAAGATTTCAGAAAGTATTTTGGAAAAGATGCCGTTGTTCTTGCCGGGGCTACCGAAGCTTTTCAAATTTTAGCATTCACATTGATGAATAATAGCACAGTTTTAATCCCCGAACCAAATTACACCGAATACGAAAGAGTTGCCAGATTCGGTGCTAAAGAAATTGTGAAAGTAAATTACATTTTACACGGAACGATAAAGCTCGAAATCTTAAAGAAAACGATTGAAAAATTGACGGAAAACTTCAACAAGGTTGTGTTGATCACCGGCAATCCGAACAACCCAACCGGTATGTACGAGGACTACTCAGAGCTGTTGCGGTGGTCTTTGGAAAATTACGGATCGGATGTGCTTTTCGTTTTAGATGAAGCCTTCGTTGATTTTGTACCAGAAGAGCTAAGAAAATCCGTAGGTATTGAAAAATATCCAAATACAATAATCGTACGGAGCTTTACTAAGGTACTTGGACTTCCTGGAGTGAGAGTTGGTTATGTCAGGTCGATCGAGTTTCGCAATTTATTTGAAAAGTATCGAATGCCTTGGGGTATTGGTGGAGATGGGTTTACTATATTAGATGCGCTGATAAAAAACATCGATTCTTATTTTAACTTTCTCAAAAACACGCAGTCTTATTTTAAAAAAGAAAGGCAAAAGTTCGAACAATACGTGCTTTTTCCATCGGTGACAAACTTCATTACCATAAAGGTTGGTAATGTCGAGAACTTCATCGAGCGATTGCACAAAATGAAAATGCACGCAAGAAGGATGTACGATTTCGGGATAAAAGATTGTGTGAGGATAGGTTTGAAAGATGAAAATTCAAATGACAAGCTTCTTGACTTTCTGAAAGAGTGGAAAAAGGAACAACAAAAGGAGTGA
- the cobO gene encoding cob(I)yrinic acid a,c-diamide adenosyltransferase gives MANFGEKGYIHVYTGNGKGKTTAAFGLALRAVCAGKKVYIGQFIKGMKYSELDAPKYLANLVIEQYGRNCFIKNAPTEEDIRLAKEGLRRIREVLTSGEYDVVIMDEINVALYYGLFSVDEVLDLLKSKSEHVEIILTGRFAPQELVEIADLVTEMREVKHYYQKGVLARKGIEY, from the coding sequence ATGGCAAATTTTGGAGAAAAAGGCTACATCCACGTTTACACCGGCAATGGAAAAGGCAAAACAACGGCAGCCTTTGGATTGGCACTGAGAGCTGTTTGCGCAGGAAAGAAAGTTTACATCGGGCAGTTTATAAAGGGCATGAAATACAGCGAATTGGATGCACCAAAGTACTTGGCAAATCTTGTTATTGAGCAGTATGGAAGAAATTGCTTTATAAAAAACGCGCCAACTGAGGAAGACATCCGGCTTGCAAAAGAAGGACTTAGAAGAATTCGAGAGGTACTTACCTCTGGTGAATACGATGTTGTAATAATGGATGAAATAAACGTCGCTCTTTACTATGGGCTTTTCTCAGTAGATGAAGTTTTGGATTTGTTGAAATCAAAGTCTGAACACGTCGAAATAATCCTTACTGGCAGATTCGCACCTCAGGAGTTAGTTGAAATTGCAGATTTGGTTACTGAGATGAGGGAAGTGAAGCATTATTATCAAAAGGGTGTTCTGGCAAGGAAGGGGATTGAGTATTAG
- a CDS encoding endonuclease NucS: MSEPKYYLISVSNKENLNLCVKYQLAGFPSSTNGLWSYLDIDEGDYISFLYGARIKNLYKAEKKIAYKNAGKLPPWKPITFKESGKTYSFPYRMKLRLVREFDESIVRSEFAYVAEDLLLRGGYRKTHFQADAAMLSYVSSLGRSVEISTEQKIETPISDLDVEEFVPKITFRKTQPQIGKEDYTVVKFNENILQSLLKRTLSSLLNEILIRCGSNKQPHEFEILSEKALSKGFVDLFVKLKHPVERNQYILIEAKNRVASNKDLNQLNEYIDDFDKEGELLCGILIAEDFPKNLKTNTAKILKIKYSFDGLNQTEDYEYDQLVSMMRLEII; this comes from the coding sequence ATGTCAGAACCAAAGTACTATCTTATTTCTGTATCAAACAAAGAAAATTTGAACTTGTGTGTCAAATATCAGCTAGCAGGATTTCCTAGTAGTACCAACGGACTATGGTCTTATTTAGACATCGATGAAGGTGATTACATATCTTTCCTGTATGGTGCAAGGATTAAAAATCTTTATAAAGCTGAGAAGAAAATCGCGTATAAAAACGCTGGAAAACTACCGCCGTGGAAGCCAATAACATTTAAAGAATCTGGGAAAACGTACTCATTTCCATATAGGATGAAACTTAGACTTGTCCGAGAATTCGATGAAAGTATAGTTCGTTCAGAATTTGCCTACGTCGCGGAAGATCTTCTACTTAGAGGAGGCTATCGGAAAACTCATTTCCAAGCCGATGCTGCAATGCTGTCCTATGTTTCAAGTTTGGGAAGATCCGTAGAAATATCCACAGAACAGAAAATTGAAACTCCTATCAGCGACCTGGATGTCGAAGAATTTGTACCAAAAATCACATTTCGTAAGACACAACCACAGATTGGAAAAGAAGATTATACGGTAGTGAAATTCAACGAAAATATTCTTCAGTCGCTCTTAAAAAGAACCCTAAGTTCTTTGCTCAATGAAATATTAATCCGTTGTGGTTCTAACAAACAACCACATGAATTCGAAATTCTCAGTGAGAAGGCCTTATCAAAAGGTTTCGTAGATTTGTTTGTTAAGCTGAAGCACCCTGTTGAAAGGAATCAATACATCTTGATAGAAGCAAAAAACAGAGTGGCAAGTAATAAAGATCTTAATCAACTTAATGAATACATCGATGACTTTGATAAAGAAGGTGAACTTCTGTGCGGCATACTTATCGCTGAAGACTTCCCAAAGAATCTTAAGACAAATACAGCCAAGATTTTGAAGATCAAATACTCTTTCGATGGACTTAATCAAACTGAGGATTACGAGTATGATCAACTAGTAAGTATGATGAGATTAGAGATTATCTGA
- a CDS encoding energy-coupling factor transporter transmembrane component T family protein: MVDSDETIIHRLSGLTKLIAFLLLTSAVMYTYDIRVIVAILFFSFFLMRVAKIRFSRVKLMFAYVFAFLVVNEIFTFLFAPMEGVKIFGTEHVLFFISKNYPVTLEQLFYQTTKFLKYVSVIPLGMIFLFTTNPSELASSLNKIGVNYKVAYAFALTLRYFPDIQRAYTDISLAQQARGIDLSRKAKFKDRFKYALLILIPLIFSSLERVEKISNAMDLRGFGKYKKRTWYTTKRLTKEDYLALMVAVASFVVVILIGIYVNKGRFYNPFL, from the coding sequence ATAGTTGACTCCGATGAAACAATTATTCACAGGCTTTCCGGTTTGACCAAATTGATAGCCTTCCTTTTACTAACATCTGCGGTAATGTACACGTACGATATAAGAGTCATCGTAGCTATCCTATTCTTCTCGTTCTTTTTGATGCGTGTTGCTAAAATAAGATTCTCAAGGGTCAAATTGATGTTCGCGTACGTTTTTGCATTTCTTGTTGTTAATGAGATATTCACATTCCTTTTTGCTCCGATGGAAGGCGTGAAAATCTTCGGTACAGAACACGTGTTGTTTTTTATTTCTAAGAATTATCCGGTGACTCTCGAACAACTCTTCTACCAAACTACTAAATTCTTAAAGTACGTATCCGTGATACCACTTGGGATGATTTTCTTATTCACAACGAACCCAAGTGAACTGGCATCTTCGCTCAACAAAATAGGTGTCAACTACAAAGTAGCCTACGCTTTTGCACTTACACTTAGGTATTTTCCCGATATTCAGAGGGCTTATACGGATATAAGCCTGGCACAGCAGGCAAGAGGTATCGATTTGTCCCGTAAAGCGAAGTTTAAAGACAGATTCAAGTACGCTTTGCTCATACTCATTCCTTTGATTTTTTCCAGCTTGGAACGAGTTGAGAAAATAAGCAACGCAATGGATTTGAGAGGCTTTGGCAAATATAAAAAGAGAACGTGGTATACGACGAAAAGACTTACAAAGGAAGATTATTTAGCACTCATGGTTGCAGTGGCGAGCTTTGTAGTGGTAATATTAATTGGTATCTACGTCAACAAAGGTAGATTTTACAACCCGTTTTTGTAA
- a CDS encoding IS110 family transposase yields the protein MNNFSIFVGIDVSKDKFNVCAISNPSSIIFESSFDMSQQGFSSFANKLSAFPKQSIIIAMESTGCYHLNLLAFLSSNDFACAVFNPLTVKNFASLRKTKTDKIDARIIATALFYLQHQIPSSAFVNSELRDIVRARENIIHRIAKVKDNIEKLLNVLFPELERVTNIYSDTILNLLSHFPSAKAIQKARNLDVFFSKDRGRSTKLNAQKLKELANNSIAQYWPMKEKILVQNIKELQFLQQQLEEYDKMMKEYCECSAINLDIEILTSIPGIGENSAMHFLAEVGDISRFSTYKKLIAYCGLDPSIAQSGKSKVEGHISKRGNAHLRRILWLMAVSVVIHNEYFRTYYERKRQQGIPYKKAIMSVVHKLLRTLYAMLRKKEKFNIDYAISHSKQKFNFA from the coding sequence ATGAATAACTTCTCCATATTCGTCGGCATCGATGTTTCCAAGGATAAGTTCAACGTCTGCGCTATCTCTAATCCCAGTTCCATCATCTTCGAATCTTCTTTCGATATGTCCCAGCAAGGCTTTTCCTCCTTCGCAAACAAACTCTCTGCCTTCCCAAAACAATCCATCATCATCGCTATGGAATCTACTGGCTGTTATCATCTCAACCTTCTGGCTTTCCTTTCTTCCAACGACTTTGCTTGCGCTGTTTTTAATCCTCTAACTGTTAAAAACTTTGCTTCTCTTCGAAAGACCAAAACCGACAAAATCGATGCTCGCATTATCGCTACTGCTTTGTTTTACCTACAACATCAAATTCCTTCTTCTGCTTTTGTCAACTCTGAGCTTCGTGATATTGTCAGAGCACGCGAAAACATTATCCACCGCATCGCAAAAGTTAAAGACAATATCGAAAAACTGCTCAACGTTCTTTTCCCTGAACTCGAAAGAGTTACCAATATCTACAGTGACACTATCCTCAATCTTCTTTCTCATTTCCCTTCTGCCAAGGCTATTCAAAAGGCTCGTAATCTGGATGTGTTCTTTTCCAAAGACCGTGGCAGAAGTACAAAACTTAATGCTCAAAAACTTAAAGAACTCGCTAATAACTCGATTGCTCAATATTGGCCGATGAAAGAAAAGATTCTTGTGCAAAATATCAAAGAACTACAATTTTTACAGCAACAGCTTGAAGAATACGACAAGATGATGAAAGAATATTGCGAATGTAGTGCGATAAACCTTGATATCGAGATACTCACGTCAATACCAGGTATTGGTGAAAACAGCGCGATGCATTTCTTGGCAGAAGTTGGAGATATCTCAAGATTTAGTACATACAAAAAACTCATTGCGTATTGTGGACTCGATCCAAGCATTGCCCAATCAGGCAAAAGCAAAGTAGAAGGACACATATCGAAAAGGGGCAATGCCCACCTAAGACGAATACTATGGCTAATGGCAGTGAGTGTAGTGATTCACAACGAATATTTCCGAACATACTATGAACGAAAAAGGCAGCAAGGTATACCGTACAAAAAAGCGATAATGTCAGTAGTACACAAGTTATTGCGAACGTTGTACGCAATGTTGAGAAAGAAAGAGAAGTTCAATATTGATTATGCTATCTCACACTCAAAACAAAAATTTAATTTTGCATAG
- a CDS encoding ABC transporter ATP-binding protein gives MKQEARDFSHGRFTHSPFELSGGQKQRTTIAGVLVDNVDILLFDEPLANLDPATAKKAMEIIDDLHKKTGKTVIIVEHRLEDVLHIEVDRVIVLNNGRIIADMHPHELMASDILKGAGLREPLYVSALKYAGVNVSPSLKPGYIHTLELGEAEKQKVVNWFKAGSDRDLDDKDFDSEPILKVENLNFAYEKNKPVLRNINLEIKEGEMISIVGKNGAGKSTFAKVLCGFVKEDSGTITYRGKKLNDMTIKERAEIIGFVMQNPNQMITKPMIYDEIALGLRLRKVPEDEIKSKVSEVAEICGLKPFLEWPISALSYGQKKRVTIASILVLDPEIIILDEPTAGQDFKHYSEIMEFLAQLNSMGKTIILITHDMHLIMEYTDRAVVFADGEIVANAKPSEILTDVQVIEKANLKETSLYKLAQIVGVQDSTRFVQHFINYDRMVRKSHAGEINNVHLLHKNMV, from the coding sequence GTGAAGCAGGAAGCTCGTGACTTCAGTCATGGGCGGTTCACTCATTCTCCTTTTGAATTATCTGGTGGACAAAAACAGAGAACCACGATAGCCGGTGTGTTGGTGGACAATGTTGATATCTTACTGTTCGATGAGCCTTTAGCAAATTTAGACCCGGCAACAGCAAAGAAGGCAATGGAGATTATCGATGACCTGCACAAGAAAACGGGAAAAACTGTTATCATCGTCGAACATAGACTCGAAGACGTGCTTCACATAGAAGTGGACCGTGTGATTGTACTGAACAACGGTAGAATTATAGCTGACATGCATCCACACGAACTAATGGCAAGCGATATCCTTAAAGGAGCGGGCTTGAGAGAGCCACTGTATGTTTCCGCACTCAAATACGCGGGAGTCAATGTATCACCTTCCCTTAAACCTGGTTACATACACACACTTGAATTAGGGGAAGCCGAAAAGCAAAAGGTTGTGAATTGGTTCAAGGCTGGTAGTGACCGAGATTTGGACGATAAAGATTTCGATTCAGAACCAATACTGAAAGTCGAGAACTTGAATTTCGCATATGAGAAGAACAAGCCTGTTTTAAGGAATATAAATCTTGAAATCAAAGAAGGAGAAATGATTTCCATAGTAGGTAAGAACGGCGCCGGCAAATCAACATTTGCGAAAGTTCTTTGCGGATTCGTTAAAGAAGATTCCGGAACGATAACGTACAGAGGCAAGAAATTGAACGATATGACGATAAAAGAACGAGCAGAAATTATAGGATTTGTGATGCAGAATCCCAATCAGATGATTACAAAACCTATGATCTACGACGAAATAGCCCTTGGACTGCGATTAAGAAAAGTCCCCGAGGATGAAATTAAAAGCAAAGTTTCCGAAGTCGCCGAAATATGCGGTCTCAAACCTTTTCTCGAATGGCCTATTTCTGCGTTGAGCTATGGTCAGAAAAAGCGTGTCACAATCGCCTCAATATTAGTACTTGACCCTGAAATAATCATCCTCGACGAACCAACCGCAGGTCAAGATTTCAAACATTATTCTGAAATTATGGAATTCTTAGCGCAGCTAAATTCTATGGGAAAGACGATAATCCTAATCACGCACGACATGCACTTAATCATGGAATACACAGACAGGGCTGTTGTTTTTGCAGACGGAGAAATCGTAGCTAATGCAAAACCATCTGAGATTTTGACCGACGTACAGGTAATCGAAAAGGCAAACCTGAAGGAAACCTCACTCTACAAATTGGCACAGATAGTAGGTGTACAAGATTCCACAAGGTTCGTCCAACACTTCATCAACTACGATAGGATGGTGAGAAAGAGCCATGCAGGAGAAATTAATAATGTACACCTCCTACATAAAAATATGGTATAA
- a CDS encoding RNA-guided endonuclease TnpB family protein → MIRLDNAYNRFFKGLSGKPHFKKKKSHRFSYTTYSTNNNIQIDFGVMAKDKTKNRCWGKIRLPKLGWIKARIHRTFNGKIKTATVTLLPSGHYYVSIAVEVDKVNNKNQTPEPINYAVALDLGLKSFHVDSNGNRVEAPKVLAKYEKKLKKLQKDLSRKKVKSKNFEKARIKLAKLHQKISNIRNDFLEELSSQVINENQVIICEELRVKNLVKNGRLAKSIHDASWSKFLRMLKYKAERRSRIFIQVSPNFPSSQTCSDCGYKNEEVKELSVRVWECPRCGSVHDRDFNAARNILAEGLKLLSEINKPVGLGRPEPEGDACGGKTSTIGGVPLVASLVSEAGSS, encoded by the coding sequence TTGATAAGATTGGATAATGCATATAACAGATTCTTCAAGGGTCTATCCGGTAAACCTCACTTTAAGAAGAAAAAATCACACAGGTTTTCATATACAACGTATTCTACAAACAACAACATCCAGATTGATTTCGGAGTTATGGCAAAAGATAAGACCAAGAACCGCTGTTGGGGAAAAATAAGACTACCGAAACTTGGTTGGATTAAAGCACGAATACACAGAACGTTCAACGGTAAGATAAAGACAGCAACTGTCACGTTACTTCCCAGTGGACACTACTACGTTTCAATCGCTGTTGAGGTTGATAAAGTTAATAACAAAAACCAAACACCAGAGCCAATCAACTATGCAGTTGCACTCGACCTTGGACTTAAAAGTTTCCACGTGGATAGCAACGGTAATCGTGTCGAAGCACCGAAGGTGCTTGCTAAATATGAGAAAAAACTAAAGAAACTGCAAAAAGATTTATCAAGAAAGAAAGTAAAAAGCAAGAACTTTGAGAAAGCCAGAATCAAACTTGCTAAGTTGCATCAGAAAATATCAAATATCAGGAATGATTTTCTGGAGGAATTATCCTCGCAGGTGATTAACGAAAACCAAGTAATTATCTGCGAGGAGCTGAGGGTTAAAAACCTGGTAAAGAACGGACGGCTTGCAAAGAGCATACATGATGCATCATGGTCGAAATTTTTGCGAATGCTCAAATACAAAGCTGAGAGACGAAGCAGGATATTCATACAGGTATCGCCCAACTTTCCATCATCACAAACATGCAGTGATTGTGGATACAAGAACGAAGAAGTGAAAGAGCTGAGTGTGAGAGTTTGGGAGTGTCCAAGGTGTGGTAGTGTACACGACAGAGATTTCAATGCGGCGAGGAATATACTTGCAGAAGGTCTAAAGCTGCTTAGCGAGATTAATAAACCCGTAGGGCTGGGACGGCCCGAGCCGGAAGGCGATGCCTGTGGAGGCAAGACCTCTACTATCGGTGGTGTACCACTGGTAGCAAGTCTTGTCAGTGAAGCAGGAAGCTCGTGA
- a CDS encoding helix-turn-helix domain-containing protein, translating into MIVTYRYRIYPNKQQKLQLSKTFGCTRFVWNYFLAWREERYKEQKLATTEAECRKHLNSVLKEQYPWLREVDKFAL; encoded by the coding sequence TTGATAGTCACGTACAGATACAGGATATATCCAAACAAGCAACAAAAACTGCAACTTTCCAAAACATTCGGCTGCACAAGATTTGTGTGGAACTACTTTCTTGCTTGGAGAGAGGAAAGATATAAAGAACAAAAACTCGCAACCACAGAGGCTGAGTGTAGAAAACACCTAAATAGTGTGCTCAAAGAGCAGTATCCTTGGCTTAGGGAAGTCGATAAGTTTGCTCTGTAA